The Acidimicrobiales bacterium genome has a window encoding:
- a CDS encoding DUF4193 family protein, translated as MADDLDDDVTDDLDEEIDDEDDLDDDDLDDDAFVEDLETDDLAVDADTDDEEDDAADAADEEDEVVPVKAKGNKAAKDDDTDEEEEEEEPDPDDVEADLDTILKDRLVVADDEDDDDDEDEVPDTDEKVEGTKVRPRAPGEFVCQSCFLVKHPSQLADPTAQLCRDCD; from the coding sequence ATGGCCGACGACCTCGACGACGATGTGACCGACGATCTCGACGAAGAGATCGACGACGAGGACGACCTCGACGACGACGACCTCGACGACGACGCCTTCGTCGAGGACCTCGAGACCGACGACCTCGCGGTCGATGCCGACACGGACGACGAAGAGGACGACGCGGCCGACGCGGCCGACGAAGAGGACGAGGTCGTCCCCGTCAAGGCCAAGGGCAACAAGGCCGCCAAGGACGACGACACCGACGAGGAGGAGGAGGAGGAGGAGCCCGACCCCGACGACGTCGAGGCCGACCTCGACACCATCTTGAAGGACCGCCTCGTGGTGGCCGACGACGAGGACGATGACGACGACGAGGACGAGGTCCCCGACACCGACGAGAAGGTCGAGGGCACCAAGGTCCGCCCCAGGGCGCCCGGCGAGTTCGTCTGCCAGTCCTGCTTCCTCGTGAAGCACCCGAGTCAGCTCGCCGATCCCACCGCCCAGCTCTGCCGCGACTGCGACTGA
- a CDS encoding NUDIX domain-containing protein, with amino-acid sequence MRPPELCVGAVAVDDGRLLLIRRGHGPAQGDWSVPGGRVEAGETLAEAVVRELTEETGIEGVCGALLGVVERFDDDRHLVILDFTVHLLEPQEPVAGDDASEAAWVPLPDVGEMGLVGGLAEFLHDHGVIPTIL; translated from the coding sequence ATGAGGCCACCCGAGCTCTGCGTGGGAGCGGTGGCGGTCGACGACGGCAGGCTCCTCCTCATCCGCCGGGGCCACGGACCCGCCCAGGGGGACTGGTCGGTCCCCGGCGGTCGTGTCGAAGCCGGTGAGACCCTCGCCGAGGCCGTCGTGCGCGAGCTGACGGAGGAAACCGGCATCGAGGGTGTGTGCGGGGCGCTCCTCGGGGTGGTGGAGCGCTTCGACGACGACCGCCACTTGGTCATCCTCGACTTCACCGTGCACCTGCTCGAGCCTCAAGAGCCGGTTGCCGGCGACGACGCCTCAGAGGCTGCCTGGGTGCCCCTCCCCGACGTGGGGGAGATGGGCCTGGTCGGGGGGCTCGCGGAGTTCCTCCACGACCACGGCGTCATCCCCACGATCCTTTAA
- a CDS encoding GNAT family N-acetyltransferase yields the protein MEGARLATRDDVARLADLVVEAIAEQATGRGGPVWSQREARGVPAAASLEEAVADPDRFVVVGTINDVVVGFAAAHVEELRNAELLGVVTDIYTEADARGVGVGEAMINEVLDWCRGRGCSGVDALALPGNRSTKNFFETFGFTARAIIVHRSLTGEAGA from the coding sequence GTGGAGGGCGCTCGCCTCGCCACCCGTGACGACGTGGCCCGCCTGGCCGACCTCGTCGTCGAGGCCATCGCCGAGCAGGCCACTGGTCGGGGCGGACCGGTCTGGTCCCAGCGCGAGGCCCGGGGGGTGCCGGCGGCAGCTTCCCTGGAGGAGGCGGTCGCTGACCCGGACCGCTTCGTCGTCGTCGGTACCATCAACGACGTTGTGGTCGGCTTCGCCGCCGCTCACGTCGAGGAGCTGCGCAACGCTGAGCTCCTCGGTGTCGTCACCGACATCTACACCGAGGCCGACGCCCGAGGCGTCGGGGTGGGGGAGGCCATGATCAACGAGGTCCTCGACTGGTGCCGCGGCCGCGGTTGCTCCGGCGTCGACGCCCTGGCCCTCCCGGGCAACCGCAGCACCAAGAACTTCTTCGAGACGTTCGGGTTCACCGCCCGTGCCATCATCGTCCACCGCAGCCTCACCGGGGAGGCAGGGGCATGA
- a CDS encoding prepilin-type N-terminal cleavage/methylation domain-containing protein, translating to MARHASPLRAQEGFSLVEVAVVLTIIGIILAIAIPTFLSASGRAAQRAVEVDLRTALTSALVLAQESSSFTVGDRPIEAADLAEMEPALAFGDVATTEVIGVATDDDDLTLRLDKLNAAGERVTLVAVIGRGVRLCVGDDTCEADEVV from the coding sequence ATGGCGCGGCACGCGTCGCCGCTGCGCGCCCAAGAAGGGTTCTCGCTGGTGGAGGTGGCGGTGGTCCTCACGATCATCGGGATCATCCTCGCGATCGCCATCCCCACCTTCCTCAGTGCCTCCGGGAGGGCGGCCCAGCGTGCCGTCGAGGTCGACCTCCGCACGGCACTGACCTCGGCACTGGTCCTGGCCCAGGAGTCCTCCAGCTTCACCGTCGGAGACCGCCCGATCGAGGCTGCCGACCTGGCCGAGATGGAGCCCGCCCTGGCCTTCGGCGATGTCGCCACCACCGAGGTCATCGGCGTCGCCACCGACGACGACGATTTGACGCTGCGACTCGACAAGCTGAACGCGGCGGGGGAGCGGGTGACCCTCGTGGCCGTGATCGGGCGAGGCGTCCGGCTGTGCGTCGGCGACGACACCTGTGAGGCCGACGAGGTCGTGTGA
- a CDS encoding crotonase/enoyl-CoA hydratase family protein codes for MVDYTQHGRVAVLTINRPEARNAVNGEVAAAMEAGIDRLEADDDTWVGVIAGEGTVFSAGADLKAIASGQAAALQTERGGFAGIARRERTKPLIAAVDGPALAGGCEIVLSCDLVVASTRAAFGIPEVKRSLIAAAGGLFRLPRVLPAKVAMEMALTGDPIDAERAHALGMVNELVEDGKAVEAAIALAERICVNAPVAVRESMAVVRAGALIDDESAWRLTNEGFGRVVATEDFSEGPKAFIEKRAPEWKGR; via the coding sequence ATGGTCGACTACACCCAGCACGGACGCGTCGCCGTCCTCACCATCAACCGCCCCGAGGCCCGCAACGCCGTCAACGGCGAGGTCGCCGCAGCCATGGAGGCGGGCATCGACCGTCTGGAGGCCGACGACGACACCTGGGTCGGCGTCATCGCCGGTGAGGGCACGGTGTTCTCCGCCGGCGCCGACCTGAAGGCCATCGCCAGCGGTCAGGCGGCCGCCCTCCAGACCGAGCGGGGCGGCTTCGCCGGCATTGCCCGTCGCGAGCGCACCAAGCCACTGATCGCCGCGGTCGACGGCCCTGCCCTCGCTGGAGGCTGCGAGATCGTGCTGTCGTGCGACCTCGTGGTGGCCTCCACGCGCGCCGCCTTTGGCATCCCCGAGGTCAAGCGCTCCCTGATCGCCGCGGCCGGCGGCCTCTTTCGCCTCCCGCGGGTGCTTCCAGCGAAGGTCGCGATGGAGATGGCTCTCACGGGAGACCCGATCGATGCCGAGCGGGCCCACGCCCTCGGCATGGTCAACGAGCTGGTCGAGGACGGCAAGGCCGTCGAGGCCGCCATCGCCCTCGCCGAGCGGATCTGCGTCAACGCCCCCGTCGCGGTGCGCGAGAGCATGGCCGTGGTCCGCGCCGGGGCTCTCATCGACGACGAGTCGGCATGGCGCCTCACCAACGAGGGCTTCGGCCGCGTCGTCGCCACCGAGGACTTCAGCGAGGGCCCCAAGGCCTTCATCGAGAAGCGCGCCCCGGAGTGGAAGGGCCGCTAG